In Chaetodon trifascialis isolate fChaTrf1 chromosome 4, fChaTrf1.hap1, whole genome shotgun sequence, one DNA window encodes the following:
- the shroom2a gene encoding protein Shroom2 isoform X3: MDTEGYKNDPHYTGAESLWHVMQKSGDLEPRSRDGEGWKLVDVFLSGGAPWGFTLRGGLEHREPLLITKVEEGSKAAAVSLQVGDELVNINEIPLSGYRQEAICLVKGSHKTLSLVVKRKNHFKGRNEPISRPHSWHSTKFNESQSETAKTQSPPTPVWHTRYDASSSSTDLSSGWEQTNLRRVSDQFSSLGSMDSLEHVSHQYPAGQLSPAKSNNSMEHLGGGKRDSAYSSFSTSSGTPDYTLSKSNAASTENMLYKFSQWDAGGKPNNGRNSQSMTEAVKQDERVTYFQIPEASTGCEGPQTEDLAGSRHSTSSRTSCGPVWHVPEKKKTTSPSPPPPPPPARSDSFAATKVHERGLIIAHPEGPESRVSCKVPLLPASTENWRGHNLSPKNDSDSFYPSSDKSNHNQFNSNKQFSLSSSDVRQGQPYHQRHHSDKSTSYSQPWATSVPKPQNVGGYYCSMQELPTNGSVQHFGQNQRRNLSTSQSTTTADQNTDSGGHSRYYCVTTCQPMQPNPQALSGKLEDRKSVTGVDLAQTRNEQTSLSPQIVTKLKYNLPQQQQHSSHIKDSNGYSKHQVSTVLETSVPKSSSDDRGGQRGHNTHNAEAQFMSYPSSRQSEQRRSLPLQHRELPQDVKHHNQVSNKISPQATPMLHSLSMDAAGQEARGSNAEESLESKQARRSDRFATTLRNEIQMRKAKLQKSKSAATLPGTEGEAEDDQDIWKPTENTTPTSADGSFTNTYKVNLKEAQARVLKATSFRRKDLEPVLLEHPAAEALPNYPSSALTRKDVTPLPTVSESVMSKPGPAGGQVTRIGGRKRFPAEKKVRSFSEPDKIHEVGVKEDVPQNENASSSLDQQTLFKEGGKAAVPNHSPPERYTENPTEAKARGFATASETEDTKKSIRNREYPEEVQGGPYSAHKLSVLGQQRLGTFAEYEAKWNIQKKNPETRVSGRYRSADNILDPGPEERTKTTCFHERSRSSPSADIYGQKIQAPARKSETEYSQTESKPAEQLNAAPTFSDRGPADCKVREKPVEFEHYSVPPPPPMTATNPDSRHRAAPATMNHRPTSVSHSLRDSALPQPEDHGHTEPPSGPRRKPSALEKPPPPRCPEVNSHESFTGSQSEIFTHCSPNSDPNSAFVPTHSAKESEQGKGLVDKGQGAVHHLSTSNPQPASSPPASSHRPSRLATMEGQRSPSPQFSPQRLSDKPPASLQDEDSHRMDQVVENQTSAVKKVPIRIVHSEGVTEKENCPFLQHSDSSAVEPEGPGVTRLGTLGAAGQDSVFCAFTRQREPDSTPGTQTDPKPPRDPYMSTARDPTEPTDEPGGNRATVTTRLSEDQKREELARDIMGKDKSLADILDQSKMKTTMDLMEGIFPQGEQLLGGAHQRRKVPPKQTVIRPAEEREKEDSMAAAVTMVTTSTYYSTSAPKAELLIKMKDMQEQEPEEEYSEDELDIDLANKKQELIDSLSKKLQVLREARESLQEDVLDNNALGDEVEARVQQVCKPNELDKFRMFVGDLDKVVSLLLSLSGRLARVENALNSLEEDASAEERRTLMEKRKLLIRQHEDAKELKENLDRRERVVYEILGNYLQEDSLTDYEHFVKMKSALIIEQRKLEDKIKLGEEQLKCLMDSLPIEQRLAF, encoded by the exons GCGGAATGAACCCATAAGCAGGCCTCACTCCTGGCACTCCACCAAGTTCAACGAAAGCCAATCAGAGACTGCCAAAACACAGTCTCCACCCACGCCAGTCTGGCACACCAGATATGATGCAAG CTCATCCTCGACTGATCTGTCCTCTGGCTGGGAGCAGACAAACCTGCGCAGAGTGTCCGACCAGTTCAGCTCTCTGGGCAGTATGGACAGTCTAGAGCATGTCTCACACCAGTACCCTGCTGGTCAGCTGTCACCTGCCAAGTCCAACAACAGCATGGAGCACCTTGGAGGAGGCAAACGAGACTCAGCCTACAGTTCCTTCTCCACCAGCTCTGGGACACCAGACTATACCCTCTCAAAGAGCAACGCTGCCTCCACAGAGAACATGCTCTACAAATTCAGTCAGTGGGATGCAGGAGGAAAGCCAAACAATGGCAGAAACAGCCAGAGCATGACTGAGGCAGTCAAACAGGACGAGAGGGTGACATACTTCCAGATCCCAGAAGCTAGCACAGGCTGTGAGGGTCCGCAGACTGAGGACTTGGCTGGGTCCCGCCATTCCACTTCCAGTAGAACCAGCTGTGGACCTGTTTGGCATGTCCCTGAAAAAAAGAAGACCActtccccttctcctccccctccccctccacctgcACGCAGTGACAGTTTTGCTGCAACTAAGGTACATGAAAGGGGTCTCATTATAGCTCACCCCGAAGGACCTGAATCACGTGTCTCCTGTAAGgttcctctgcttcctgcttccaCTGAAAATTGGCGCGGCCACAACCTTTCCCCaaaaaatgacagtgacagtttTTACCCTTCATCTGATAAATCCAATCATAATCAGTTCAACTCAAACAAGCAGTTCTCATTGTCCAGCAGTGATGTTCGGCAGGGCCAGCCGTACCATCAAAGACACCATAGTGACAAAAGCACTTCTTATTCTCAGCCCTGGGCTACATCCGTACCAAAGCCACAGAACGTAGGTGGCTACTATTGTAGCATGCAGGAACTGCCTACTAACGGCTCTGTGCAACACTTTGGTCAGAACCAGAGAAGGAATTTAAGCACCTCCCAGTCCACAACGACCGCCgaccaaaacactgacagcGGCGGACATAGTCGATACTACTGTGTCACAACATGTCAGCCCATGCAGCCTAACCCCCAGGCCTTGTCAGGAAAGTTAGAGGACAGGAAGAGTGTCACAGGCGTCGACCTGGCACAGACCCGAAATGAGCAGACCTCTCTCAGCCCACAGATAGTCACCAAGCTGAAGTACAATCTGCcccaacagcagcaacactcCTCGCACATTAAAGACAGTAATGGATACAGCAAGCACCAAGTTAGTACTGTACTCGAAACCTCTGTACCTAAATCCAGCTCAGATGATCGGGGGGGCCAGAgaggacacaacacacacaacgcaGAAGCTCAGTTCATGAGTTATCCCTCTAGCAGACAGTCTGAGCAGAGGCGCTCTCTGCCACTACAACACAGAGAATTACCCCAGGACGTCAAACATCACAACCAAGTGAGCAACAAGATCTCCCCCCAGGCCACCCCAATGCTTCACTCACTATCTATGGATGCTGCAGGCCAAGAGGCAAGAGGCTCAAACGCTGAGGAGTCCCTTGAAAGCAAGCAGGCGAGACGCAGTGACCGTTTCGCCACCACGTTAAGGAATGAAATCCAAATGAGAAAGGCCAAGCTGCAGAAAAGTAAGAGTGCAGCTACCCTTCCTGGCACTGAGGGAGAGGCTGAAGATGATCAGGATATCTGGAAGCCCACTGAAAACACCACGCCGACCTCTGCAGATGGCTCCTTCACCAACACCTACAAGGTTAATCTGAAGGAAGCACAAGCAAGGGTGCTTAAGGCTACGTCTTTCAGGAGAAAAGACCTGGAGCCGGTTTTACTAGAACACCCTGCAGCCGAGGCCTTACCTAACTACCCGTCCTCAGCACTGACCCGTAAAGATGTCACCCCTCTGCCAACTGTCTCGGAGTCTGTAATGAGTAAACCAGGGCCTGCCGGTGGTCAGGTAACTCGCATCGGTGGTCGAAAGCGCTTTCCTGCGGAAAAGAAGGTAAGGTCTTTCTCTGAACCGGACAAAATCCATGAAGTTGGGGTGAAGGAAGATGTCCCTCAGAATGAAAATGCAAGCTCTTCACTAGACCAACAGACCCTGTTCAAGGAAGGTGGGAAAGCAGCTGTCCCCAATCACAGTCCTCCTGAGAGGTATACCGAGAACCCCACAGAGGCCAAAGCCAGAGGTTTTGCAACAGCCAGTGAAACGGAggacacaaagaaaagcatcaggAACAGAGAATACCCTGAAGAGGTCCAGGGAGGTCCTTACTCTGCACACAAGCTGTCCGTCCTAGGCCAACAAAGACTGGGAACCTTCGCCGAGTATGAGGCAAAGTGgaatatacagaaaaaaaacccagagaCAAGAGTCTCCGGCCGGTACCGCTCAGCTGATAACATCCTGGATCCAGGACCAGAGGAGAGAACCAAAACCACCTGTTTCCACGAGAGATCCAGATCATCCCCTTCAGCAGACATCTATGGACAG AAGATTCAAGCTCCTGCAAGAAAGTCTGAGACAGAATATTCCCAGACGGAGAGTAAACCTGCTGAACAGCTCAACGCTGCACCAAC GTTCTCTGACAGAGGGCCTGCCGACtgcaaagtgagagaaaagcCTGTGGAGTTTGAACATTACTCAGTGCCACCCCCTCCGCCCATGACAGCAACCAACcctgacagcagacacagagctgccCCTGCCACCATGAACCACAGACCCACATCTGTCTCTCACAGCCTCAGAGATTCTGCCCTCCCTCAGCCTGAGGACCACGGCCACACCGAGCCCCCGTCTGGGCCCAGGAGGAAGCCCTCTGCGCTGGAGAAGCCTCCCCCACCCAGATGCCCAGAGGTCAACTCCCACGAGTCCTTCACGGGTTCCCAGAGCGAAATCTTCACCCACTGCTCTCCTAACTCTGACCCTAACTCCGCCTTTGTCCCCACCCACTCTGCAAAGGAATCTGAGCAGGGCAAAGGACTTGTGGACAAAGGACAAGGGGCAGTACATCATCTGTCAACATCCAATCCTCAgcctgcctcctctcccccggcttcctcccacagaccttCGAGGCTGGCCACTATGGAGGGACAGCGCTCGCCATCGCCACAGTTTTCCCCGCAGAGACTCAGTGACAAGCCGCCGGCCTCTCTACAGGATGAAGACTCACACAG GATGGATCAAGTGGTAGAAAACCAAACTTCTGCAGTGAAGAAAGTGCCCATCAGGATTGTCCACTCCGAGGGAGTCACGGAGAAGGAGAATTGTCCGTTTTTGCAGCACAGCGACTCCTCTGCTGTTGAGCCCGAGGGTCCCGGCGTAACCAGGCTCGGCACTCTGGGAGCTGCAGGGCAGGACTCGGTCTTCTGTGCCTTTACTCGCCAGAGGGAGCCCGACAGTACGCCGGGCACTCAGACAGACCCAAAGCCCCCGAGAGACCCCTACATGAGCACTGCTAGAGATCCCACAGAGCCCACAGACGAGCCCGGCGGCAACAGGGCGACGGTAACCACAAGACTGTCTGAGGAtcagaagagagaggagctggcCAGGGACATCATGGGGAAGGACAAATCGCTAGCTGATATTCTGGACCAGAGCAAGATGAAGACCACCATGGACTTGATGGAGGGTATCTTCCCTCAGGGGGAGCAGCTGTTGGGAGGAGCTCACCAGCGCAGGAAGGTGCCCCCGAAACAGACAGTCATCCGGCCCGCTGAGGAAAG ggaaaaggaggacagTATGGCAGCGGCTGTCACCATGGTGACCACCTCGACATATTACAGCACATCAGCTCCCAAAGCTGAGCTCCTGATTAAGATGAAGGACATGCAGGAGCAGGAGCCAGAGGAGGAATACTCAGAAGACGAGCTGGACATTGATCTGGCCAACAAGAAG CAAGAGCTGATCGACAGCCTCAGCAAGAAGCTTCAGGTGCTGCGAGAAGCCCGGGAGAGTCTTCAGGAGGACGTCCTCGACAACAACGCCCTGGGAGACGAGGTGGAGGCTCGAGTCCAACAGGTCTGCAAACCCAACGAGCTGGACAAGTTCAGGATGTTTGTCGGGGACCTGGACAAGGTGGTGAGCCTGCTGCTGTCCCTGTCGGGCCGTCTGGCCAGAGTGGAGAACGCCCTGAACAGCCTGGAGGAGGACGCTTCTGCAGAGGAGAGG CGGACGTtgatggagaagaggaagctgTTGATTCGACAGCATGAGGACGCcaaggagctgaaggagaacCTGGACCGCCGGGAACGCGTGGTGTATGAGATCCTGGGCAACTACCTGCAGGAGGACAGCCTTACAGACTATGAGCACTTTGTCAAGATGAAGTCTGCGCTCATCATCGAGCAGCGCAAGCTGGAGGACAAAATCAAACTGGGCGAGGAGCAGCTCAAGTGTCTGATGGACAGCCTGCCGATAGAGCAGCGGCTGGCCTTCTGA
- the shroom2a gene encoding protein Shroom2 isoform X4, whose protein sequence is MDTEGYKNDPHYTGAESLWHVMQKSGDLEPRSRDGEGWKLVDVFLSGGAPWGFTLRGGLEHREPLLITKVEEGSKAAAVSLQVGDELVNINEIPLSGYRQEAICLVKGSHKTLSLVVKRRNEPISRPHSWHSTKFNESQSETAKTQSPPTPVWHTRYDASSSSTDLSSGWEQTNLRRVSDQFSSLGSMDSLEHVSHQYPAGQLSPAKSNNSMEHLGGGKRDSAYSSFSTSSGTPDYTLSKSNAASTENMLYKFSQWDAGGKPNNGRNSQSMTEAVKQDERVTYFQIPEASTGCEGPQTEDLAGSRHSTSSRTSCGPVWHVPEKKKTTSPSPPPPPPPARSDSFAATKVHERGLIIAHPEGPESRVSCKVPLLPASTENWRGHNLSPKNDSDSFYPSSDKSNHNQFNSNKQFSLSSSDVRQGQPYHQRHHSDKSTSYSQPWATSVPKPQNVGGYYCSMQELPTNGSVQHFGQNQRRNLSTSQSTTTADQNTDSGGHSRYYCVTTCQPMQPNPQALSGKLEDRKSVTGVDLAQTRNEQTSLSPQIVTKLKYNLPQQQQHSSHIKDSNGYSKHQVSTVLETSVPKSSSDDRGGQRGHNTHNAEAQFMSYPSSRQSEQRRSLPLQHRELPQDVKHHNQVSNKISPQATPMLHSLSMDAAGQEARGSNAEESLESKQARRSDRFATTLRNEIQMRKAKLQKSKSAATLPGTEGEAEDDQDIWKPTENTTPTSADGSFTNTYKVNLKEAQARVLKATSFRRKDLEPVLLEHPAAEALPNYPSSALTRKDVTPLPTVSESVMSKPGPAGGQVTRIGGRKRFPAEKKVRSFSEPDKIHEVGVKEDVPQNENASSSLDQQTLFKEGGKAAVPNHSPPERYTENPTEAKARGFATASETEDTKKSIRNREYPEEVQGGPYSAHKLSVLGQQRLGTFAEYEAKWNIQKKNPETRVSGRYRSADNILDPGPEERTKTTCFHERSRSSPSADIYGQKIQAPARKSETEYSQTESKPAEQLNAAPTFSDRGPADCKVREKPVEFEHYSVPPPPPMTATNPDSRHRAAPATMNHRPTSVSHSLRDSALPQPEDHGHTEPPSGPRRKPSALEKPPPPRCPEVNSHESFTGSQSEIFTHCSPNSDPNSAFVPTHSAKESEQGKGLVDKGQGAVHHLSTSNPQPASSPPASSHRPSRLATMEGQRSPSPQFSPQRLSDKPPASLQDEDSHRMDQVVENQTSAVKKVPIRIVHSEGVTEKENCPFLQHSDSSAVEPEGPGVTRLGTLGAAGQDSVFCAFTRQREPDSTPGTQTDPKPPRDPYMSTARDPTEPTDEPGGNRATVTTRLSEDQKREELARDIMGKDKSLADILDQSKMKTTMDLMEGIFPQGEQLLGGAHQRRKVPPKQTVIRPAEEREKEDSMAAAVTMVTTSTYYSTSAPKAELLIKMKDMQEQEPEEEYSEDELDIDLANKKQELIDSLSKKLQVLREARESLQEDVLDNNALGDEVEARVQQVCKPNELDKFRMFVGDLDKVVSLLLSLSGRLARVENALNSLEEDASAEERRTLMEKRKLLIRQHEDAKELKENLDRRERVVYEILGNYLQEDSLTDYEHFVKMKSALIIEQRKLEDKIKLGEEQLKCLMDSLPIEQRLAF, encoded by the exons GCGGAATGAACCCATAAGCAGGCCTCACTCCTGGCACTCCACCAAGTTCAACGAAAGCCAATCAGAGACTGCCAAAACACAGTCTCCACCCACGCCAGTCTGGCACACCAGATATGATGCAAG CTCATCCTCGACTGATCTGTCCTCTGGCTGGGAGCAGACAAACCTGCGCAGAGTGTCCGACCAGTTCAGCTCTCTGGGCAGTATGGACAGTCTAGAGCATGTCTCACACCAGTACCCTGCTGGTCAGCTGTCACCTGCCAAGTCCAACAACAGCATGGAGCACCTTGGAGGAGGCAAACGAGACTCAGCCTACAGTTCCTTCTCCACCAGCTCTGGGACACCAGACTATACCCTCTCAAAGAGCAACGCTGCCTCCACAGAGAACATGCTCTACAAATTCAGTCAGTGGGATGCAGGAGGAAAGCCAAACAATGGCAGAAACAGCCAGAGCATGACTGAGGCAGTCAAACAGGACGAGAGGGTGACATACTTCCAGATCCCAGAAGCTAGCACAGGCTGTGAGGGTCCGCAGACTGAGGACTTGGCTGGGTCCCGCCATTCCACTTCCAGTAGAACCAGCTGTGGACCTGTTTGGCATGTCCCTGAAAAAAAGAAGACCActtccccttctcctccccctccccctccacctgcACGCAGTGACAGTTTTGCTGCAACTAAGGTACATGAAAGGGGTCTCATTATAGCTCACCCCGAAGGACCTGAATCACGTGTCTCCTGTAAGgttcctctgcttcctgcttccaCTGAAAATTGGCGCGGCCACAACCTTTCCCCaaaaaatgacagtgacagtttTTACCCTTCATCTGATAAATCCAATCATAATCAGTTCAACTCAAACAAGCAGTTCTCATTGTCCAGCAGTGATGTTCGGCAGGGCCAGCCGTACCATCAAAGACACCATAGTGACAAAAGCACTTCTTATTCTCAGCCCTGGGCTACATCCGTACCAAAGCCACAGAACGTAGGTGGCTACTATTGTAGCATGCAGGAACTGCCTACTAACGGCTCTGTGCAACACTTTGGTCAGAACCAGAGAAGGAATTTAAGCACCTCCCAGTCCACAACGACCGCCgaccaaaacactgacagcGGCGGACATAGTCGATACTACTGTGTCACAACATGTCAGCCCATGCAGCCTAACCCCCAGGCCTTGTCAGGAAAGTTAGAGGACAGGAAGAGTGTCACAGGCGTCGACCTGGCACAGACCCGAAATGAGCAGACCTCTCTCAGCCCACAGATAGTCACCAAGCTGAAGTACAATCTGCcccaacagcagcaacactcCTCGCACATTAAAGACAGTAATGGATACAGCAAGCACCAAGTTAGTACTGTACTCGAAACCTCTGTACCTAAATCCAGCTCAGATGATCGGGGGGGCCAGAgaggacacaacacacacaacgcaGAAGCTCAGTTCATGAGTTATCCCTCTAGCAGACAGTCTGAGCAGAGGCGCTCTCTGCCACTACAACACAGAGAATTACCCCAGGACGTCAAACATCACAACCAAGTGAGCAACAAGATCTCCCCCCAGGCCACCCCAATGCTTCACTCACTATCTATGGATGCTGCAGGCCAAGAGGCAAGAGGCTCAAACGCTGAGGAGTCCCTTGAAAGCAAGCAGGCGAGACGCAGTGACCGTTTCGCCACCACGTTAAGGAATGAAATCCAAATGAGAAAGGCCAAGCTGCAGAAAAGTAAGAGTGCAGCTACCCTTCCTGGCACTGAGGGAGAGGCTGAAGATGATCAGGATATCTGGAAGCCCACTGAAAACACCACGCCGACCTCTGCAGATGGCTCCTTCACCAACACCTACAAGGTTAATCTGAAGGAAGCACAAGCAAGGGTGCTTAAGGCTACGTCTTTCAGGAGAAAAGACCTGGAGCCGGTTTTACTAGAACACCCTGCAGCCGAGGCCTTACCTAACTACCCGTCCTCAGCACTGACCCGTAAAGATGTCACCCCTCTGCCAACTGTCTCGGAGTCTGTAATGAGTAAACCAGGGCCTGCCGGTGGTCAGGTAACTCGCATCGGTGGTCGAAAGCGCTTTCCTGCGGAAAAGAAGGTAAGGTCTTTCTCTGAACCGGACAAAATCCATGAAGTTGGGGTGAAGGAAGATGTCCCTCAGAATGAAAATGCAAGCTCTTCACTAGACCAACAGACCCTGTTCAAGGAAGGTGGGAAAGCAGCTGTCCCCAATCACAGTCCTCCTGAGAGGTATACCGAGAACCCCACAGAGGCCAAAGCCAGAGGTTTTGCAACAGCCAGTGAAACGGAggacacaaagaaaagcatcaggAACAGAGAATACCCTGAAGAGGTCCAGGGAGGTCCTTACTCTGCACACAAGCTGTCCGTCCTAGGCCAACAAAGACTGGGAACCTTCGCCGAGTATGAGGCAAAGTGgaatatacagaaaaaaaacccagagaCAAGAGTCTCCGGCCGGTACCGCTCAGCTGATAACATCCTGGATCCAGGACCAGAGGAGAGAACCAAAACCACCTGTTTCCACGAGAGATCCAGATCATCCCCTTCAGCAGACATCTATGGACAG AAGATTCAAGCTCCTGCAAGAAAGTCTGAGACAGAATATTCCCAGACGGAGAGTAAACCTGCTGAACAGCTCAACGCTGCACCAAC GTTCTCTGACAGAGGGCCTGCCGACtgcaaagtgagagaaaagcCTGTGGAGTTTGAACATTACTCAGTGCCACCCCCTCCGCCCATGACAGCAACCAACcctgacagcagacacagagctgccCCTGCCACCATGAACCACAGACCCACATCTGTCTCTCACAGCCTCAGAGATTCTGCCCTCCCTCAGCCTGAGGACCACGGCCACACCGAGCCCCCGTCTGGGCCCAGGAGGAAGCCCTCTGCGCTGGAGAAGCCTCCCCCACCCAGATGCCCAGAGGTCAACTCCCACGAGTCCTTCACGGGTTCCCAGAGCGAAATCTTCACCCACTGCTCTCCTAACTCTGACCCTAACTCCGCCTTTGTCCCCACCCACTCTGCAAAGGAATCTGAGCAGGGCAAAGGACTTGTGGACAAAGGACAAGGGGCAGTACATCATCTGTCAACATCCAATCCTCAgcctgcctcctctcccccggcttcctcccacagaccttCGAGGCTGGCCACTATGGAGGGACAGCGCTCGCCATCGCCACAGTTTTCCCCGCAGAGACTCAGTGACAAGCCGCCGGCCTCTCTACAGGATGAAGACTCACACAG GATGGATCAAGTGGTAGAAAACCAAACTTCTGCAGTGAAGAAAGTGCCCATCAGGATTGTCCACTCCGAGGGAGTCACGGAGAAGGAGAATTGTCCGTTTTTGCAGCACAGCGACTCCTCTGCTGTTGAGCCCGAGGGTCCCGGCGTAACCAGGCTCGGCACTCTGGGAGCTGCAGGGCAGGACTCGGTCTTCTGTGCCTTTACTCGCCAGAGGGAGCCCGACAGTACGCCGGGCACTCAGACAGACCCAAAGCCCCCGAGAGACCCCTACATGAGCACTGCTAGAGATCCCACAGAGCCCACAGACGAGCCCGGCGGCAACAGGGCGACGGTAACCACAAGACTGTCTGAGGAtcagaagagagaggagctggcCAGGGACATCATGGGGAAGGACAAATCGCTAGCTGATATTCTGGACCAGAGCAAGATGAAGACCACCATGGACTTGATGGAGGGTATCTTCCCTCAGGGGGAGCAGCTGTTGGGAGGAGCTCACCAGCGCAGGAAGGTGCCCCCGAAACAGACAGTCATCCGGCCCGCTGAGGAAAG ggaaaaggaggacagTATGGCAGCGGCTGTCACCATGGTGACCACCTCGACATATTACAGCACATCAGCTCCCAAAGCTGAGCTCCTGATTAAGATGAAGGACATGCAGGAGCAGGAGCCAGAGGAGGAATACTCAGAAGACGAGCTGGACATTGATCTGGCCAACAAGAAG CAAGAGCTGATCGACAGCCTCAGCAAGAAGCTTCAGGTGCTGCGAGAAGCCCGGGAGAGTCTTCAGGAGGACGTCCTCGACAACAACGCCCTGGGAGACGAGGTGGAGGCTCGAGTCCAACAGGTCTGCAAACCCAACGAGCTGGACAAGTTCAGGATGTTTGTCGGGGACCTGGACAAGGTGGTGAGCCTGCTGCTGTCCCTGTCGGGCCGTCTGGCCAGAGTGGAGAACGCCCTGAACAGCCTGGAGGAGGACGCTTCTGCAGAGGAGAGG CGGACGTtgatggagaagaggaagctgTTGATTCGACAGCATGAGGACGCcaaggagctgaaggagaacCTGGACCGCCGGGAACGCGTGGTGTATGAGATCCTGGGCAACTACCTGCAGGAGGACAGCCTTACAGACTATGAGCACTTTGTCAAGATGAAGTCTGCGCTCATCATCGAGCAGCGCAAGCTGGAGGACAAAATCAAACTGGGCGAGGAGCAGCTCAAGTGTCTGATGGACAGCCTGCCGATAGAGCAGCGGCTGGCCTTCTGA